The Treponema sp. OMZ 790 genome includes the window CTTGCACAATACCGGGCGGAGGAATCTTTTGCAAACCGTTGGAAGCGCCGCGCAAATACCAATTAACGGCGGTGTGTAACTGTAAGCCGATATCGGCGTACCCCTGGCGGAATACATTTGCAATGCTGCTTTTATCTTTTTCGCCTATATCGCCTAAACCGCCCTTGTATTCGCCCGTGTAATATAAATATTCGGCTTTACCGGATGTAATTCCTTTTTTTCGCATATAGCGTTCAAGGTTGTCTTTGTTTTCCCGCATCCACCAATGTAAAAGGTCGGAGGTAGACATTGCCCAGCACATATTGGCATCCGTAACCGAACGATAGTTTTGCGTGTAGCGGAGCTTGCGGGCATTAAACCATGTGGTATGTGCGGTTTCTTCCCATTTGCGGTAACGCACATCAGTTCCCGTTTCGGTTTTAATTTCGCCTTCCGCCGGAGGTGTAATGCCGTGCACCCACTTTGTAATAAGCTTGGGGTCAACGAGGTTCGGCGTTTGGGTAATGTTCAGCGTGTGTACGGCTTTTTTTTGTTGTTGCTTTCCTCGTCTAGCCGATTCTATTTTTGAAACAGTCAGCGAAACCATTCTGGGTACGGGCGCTTTATTTTCGGCGATGCGGAGCGTAAGCGTTTCTTTTTTTGTATTTTCGCCTGATTTTTCCACAGTCAGCCAAGGTTCGGGAGGATTAACCGTCAGCACGTACTTGGTGCTGTTGTATTTTTTTTCAATAACAAGCGTTTCGGTAAAAGCATCGCGGCTGTGTTTTATTTCCTTTTTACCTTCAACCGTAAAGGTATAATCGTCTTTAATGTTAAAGTACATAGTGTACTCGCGTCCGTTTGACGCTCTCGCCGCGATTTCGGCACTTCCGATGCCGTTTACCGTAATAATTCCTTCGGGGCTAACGGAAATATCGCCTTTTTTTACCTCGTATTGCAGGTTTTTGTCCGAAGCATCGGGCGGGTCGAAAACGGGGATAAGCCGATACGGTTTATTCAGTTCAAGATTCATAGAATACGTTATCGCAAATTCCGTACCGTCTTGCGTATCTTTTCCCTTAAAAGTTATATTGCTTACGGGAACCGTACCTTGACCGGAAGATACCGGCGGTTGTCCCGAAGCGGGCCTTTGTTTAAACGATACCTTTACCGACGTATCGGAAGTAAGTTTTACCGCCGCGGTTAAATCGCCCTCGTTTCTTCCCGAGACTATTACACCGCCCGTAACGTTCCAGCCTGCAACCACGTAGCCTTCACGCGGCTGAGCGGTAAAAACGGCGGTTGTGCCGTTTTCGGCTTTTGCACCGGATGCAATGCTTTTTCCGTCAATAGCCGCCTGAAGCTGCCCGCCTCCGCCTTCAACTCCGAATTGTACCGCATGCCGGACTTTTAACGGCTCCGGCTTTATAGGGGCGGAACATCCGAGTGCTAAAACCGAAATAAGGGCGGACACCCCGAAAAGGTTCAAAAAAAGCCGAACACCTGATATATGTTTTTTTGTATATTGTTTCATAGTATAATCCGTTTAACGTATAGTATTATCACTAAAGGTAACGTTTACTTTTACAGTACCGTCTTTAAGTTTTAATATGTGACTAGTGCCTGTTCCTTTTATCTCCACTCCGCTAAGAGATATCTCCCATTCGGCGGGAAGTGTCTGCGGCATCGAAATAAACGTAATAGAACCTTTTCCAAACGGATTTAGTAACTGCACAGTTTTGCTATTTTCATCATAATCCATGTTTGCAAATACAGAGGTTCCCGCAACTTTATCAAAAAAACTGAAATACTTGCCACCGTCATTTATTACCAGCCGGAAATCTTTTTTATTTCCGTTTATATCTTCCAGTTGTCCTTCAGCATCCCAGTTAACATTTTCAACAAGATGTTCTAAAAACTTTACTTTAATTTCAGTGTTATTTTTTACGGTCAGCTCGGCGGTTTGTTTATCGGGTGATACTTTTAAACCTTTACCTGTCCACCTCAATATATAATAGCCGTCACCGGCTGTCGACGGAGTTGCGGTAAACATAATTTCCGTTCCTTCGTATACTTGACTTCCGCTGTGAATGGGGTCCCCGTTGTCCTTTCTCTTTGCGGTAACGGTACCTCCCGCCGAGGGGTCGGCACTAAAAGTTATCGTATATTTTTGAGCTTCCTTAAAACTGACCTTTACATCGGCGTTGCCCGTTACGGTAAGCGTTACCGTTTTTGTACCGGCAGCGGCGGTTAAACCTTCCCATTTATCAACCTTTTTCCCCGAATCGGGATTTGCGGTAAAAATAATTTTTGTTCCTTCATATATTTGCTCTCCGCTTGTAATTGAATTGCCGCCGCCGGTTTTTGCCGTGAGAGTTCCGCCTGCACCCGCTTCAAATTTGACTGTGTATTGCTTGGGCGGTGTAGAAGGCTTTGACTCATTGGGACAGCCCGTTAAAAAAAATAAAACTGAAAGTAAAACTCCCGCACCTATTAGCTGTGTTTTAATTTTTTTCATATTAAAATCTCCTTAAAATATTATTTATAGCTATAATTTTTACGCATATCGCGCAGTATATTATATAGGTCTTCCGCTTCATTATCGGATACATCCGCCTGATTTACCAGTTTTTCCGCTTTTTTTATGGTTTCGGTAAATTTTTTGCGGTTTTCGGCTTGGGGCGTAAAATAATCTTCATTACCGTGATAGTATGCGTCTTTCATTTTTGAAAGCATAAGTTCTCCGCGTAAAGCGTTTTTTCCTCTTTTAACGGTGAGTTTATCGTCTTCCCCTACCAAAGATGTATTTGCCAGCACTTGGTCAAAAAGGATTTCCGCATGTTTTTGTACATTGCCCCCGCTGTAGCCGATACTGTAAATATAGTCTTTTTTAGGCTGTGCGGGATCGGTATTGATAAAATACAAGCCGCTTTTTCCGAGTTCCAGCCGTTTGTATGCATAATTGTTTAGCTTATTGTTCAATGTATACAGAGCGGTCTTTTCACTTCCGTCAAAGCGGCTTTTGTATATTGTTTTATCGGTATGAGAAAGCCAGTACCAAAAACCTTCGTGATAAAGCGGGGGTGTTTTTTCATTGCCGCGTCTGAAAATTCCCGCGTCGGAATCGTATTTTGTGTCGGTACACGCTTGGGTGTAAGACTGCGCTCCCGGACGAAGATGACCGAGAACACCGTAAAACATAGTGTCCGAAGTTAAAAAATATGTTCCGAACGAATATGAACGCGCCTTTTCCGATGCTTCGGCGTTATCGTCCCATGTCAGATCCGAATTATACCAATTGCCGTCTATTTGCACCTTGTTCCACATATGTCCTTGAGGATCGTTCGGGGAAGGGCCGTCTACAAAATCGCTTTCAATGCCTATTCCGCGTAAAAGTCTTCTGTACGCAAGGCTGTAGCCTTGACAAATCGCCTTACCGTCTATCAAAGCTCCTAAGGTGTCCGCCGAATGCATTCCGTCGTTATATTCGGTTTTTTCGGCAAGCGCATTATGCAGCGTATAGGCTATTTCGGCATCGGTCATCGGTTCGCGCAAATGCCCGTAAAAGGCTTCGATACCCGCTTCAAGCCGGGCGAAGTACCGTTCAAGCGAGTGCGGATACACCTTATAATCAAAACGATATTTGGTAAGTTCGTTTTCGTTGTGCGGGTTGTAATTATAAGCGATACCGCCGTCTTCGACTATGTGAAACACAAACGGATACCGCCTTAAAAATTCATTATACAAGGCCTTATGTTCTTCATTTTCCCTGCCGCAGCCGATAGCGAATTCGCTTACATCCGCGTCCGTTTCAAAGCGGAGCACGGCATTCAGCATACGCTCAAAGATGATTTTTTTACGCTCTTCTTCCGTACCCGTAAAAGGGGGTTTTGCAGGAGGCGTTCCGCTTTCAGGGCGGGGAAGGATTTCTCTATTTTCCGCGAGGGGCGGCACGCTTTTTTTATGAGAAAAATGCGGTTCACGGTGCTTGTCTATTCCCGCAGGACAGCTGCAAAGCAAAAGCCCTCCGATAAAGATTCCCGCGCACGCGATAAACCGCTTATATGTTTTTATGTTACCGTACTTTTTGTCTCCGTATTTCAAATAAAAACTCCTTTGCAATTACGGATTATATCCTAAAAAAGGCCGTGTTGTCATTTCGACAGTCCCGCCGCACAACTCCATACTCACCTTTAGGTCATTATTTCCGGCTGTTTTATTAAGCGAAATATTTTTAATATATATGTCGCGGTTATTGGTATCCTTTGACAGACCGTAATTACCCGAACCGAGCAAGTCGTTCCCCGGATCGCAAACAGATAAATAATACGGATTGGCAGTTGAACCGGGTTCCGGCAAGGGATTGATCAAAACACCGATAGGCATATAAATTTCATTAACATGGAATAAACGGGCATTTTGTAAAGATTTATTCTTCCATTTTTCTTTACTATCCTCGTTACGGGGAGACAAAATAACGGTAAAAATAAAATGGCTTCTTATATCAGCATCCGTTTGTATTTTTTGAAACCCCTTTTTAATAACCGGTCTGCTGTGTTTAATGCCGTTTTGATCGCTTAACTGGTCTGCGGTTGCAATACAATAATTGACGGTCAACTCCCCCGTAAGATCGTTTGCTTCAATACCGCCGTTTTTCGGGTTATTTATACCGGCTTGGATATTAACTGCAAGGTGTTCACCGGCGTCTTTTATGCGGTACAAATCAACATATTTTTGAATTTGCGTCATATCGAACTGTACGGCACTGCTATTCGAAAATTTGGACATCGCATAATAATATGAAGCAAATTTATTTGTATCGACTTTTACAAAGTTGCCGTTTGTTTTGCCGAATACGTATTTAAGTACGTCATCTTGGGTAAAATAAGATTCGCTCTCTTTTGCCGTTTTTGTAGAAACAGGTCCGTATTCAACGCTTTTATTCCCGCCCGAAAGCTTTTTATATATAATCTTATAATCCGCCATTATTTTTACTTTATCGCCATGCACTTTTGTCAGGAGGGCGGTAAGTTCATATTCGGAGTGTTTTCCCGATACAACCGTCTTACTGCCTGCGCTCAAAGAGTACGAAAAGGAAACGAACCCCTCACCCTGAGCCGCATTGGCATCGGCAATAAATGTATCAAGCGGCATATTTTTTTCTATTGCCTTGTCAAATACAAAGATATTACCCGACAAATAGTGCAAAGAACCGAGTTCCGTACCTGCATACGGATGGGTAAAGCCTGTAAAGGTTAATTCTTTTTCAAAGGGCTTTCCATCTTTTGTGCCCTTTACCTTTACGGTAAAGGTTCCGGCTTTATCATCGTAGGCAGTAACCGTGTTTCCTGAAAAGGTCAGCCCTGCAACACTTGCAGAAGGTGCATTCGTACCGATTTTTGCCGCCGCATCGGAGGCGGTTATATTTCCCTTTGTTAAAGCAAAGGCGCTCATAATATCCTGTTCCGAAATTTCGCCCGGCTGTATTTGCGGATTAAGCGGTGCATTTGAGTTTATATCAGTTTTCGGTATTGCCGAATTAGGGCATCCCGCAAATAAAAAAATGCAACATATTATAGCAGCTGCCATTATATTGTTTAATATTGTTTTCATAAAACTCCTAACATAAATATATCATTTTAACCAGACATTAACAAACAGAGAGCGAATTTAGTTACAAGAATATTAATAATTTTCTCTTGATTTTATTATTTTTTAGATATATAATGTTATTGTAGATAATTACAATTGTTGTAAATTAAGCTAAAAAATTTATTCTAACCAAAACCTTTGATATTTATAGGAGATTAAATTATGAAAAATATTGCAAAATATACAGTTATAAGCATATTTATTCTTATGCTGTACACCGCCTGTCCCCATAATAAGAGAGCCTACCCTGACATAACCTCCGGCTCACAGGATTCCGTTCCTTCCGCACCCTATGTCGAAGGCGGTATTTCGCTGGTAGTAAGTAAGCATAAAAAAACGATAGAGCTTACGGTAAAGGCTTCCGGCTCTTCAAATATTGTACTTGAAGGAGCGGACAAATCGAACATTACATCTAACAACACCGATACCGTAACGGTAAACGGCAGAGTTCTTATTATAAAACCCGCTACCGGGGGACAGCTTACCGAATTTACCTGCATCGACCAAAAAATCATGCGCATTAATGCCTCAGGATGTAAAACGCTTACAAGCTTAACCTGCAATAAAAATCTGCTGGACACCCTCAAAGTGCACACCGAAGCAAAGTTGACGCACGTAACTTGTACCGAGAACAGGCTTACGGACTTTGATACCCAATCCTGCAAAGAACTGGTAAGCCTTGAATGCGGAAAAAATAACTTAACATCGCTTAATCTTACTAATTTAACACATTTGAGAAAAGCCAACTGCCGCGAAAATCCCCGTCTTACACAGCTTACCGTAACAGGCTGTATAAACTTGGAGGACCTCGATTGCAGCGGCAGCAAACTGACCGCCTTAACTGCGGATAATCTATCCAAACTCAAAGAGTTGGACTGCAGCAAAAATAATCTTTCTCAGCTTACCGTAACGGGCTGTAGTGTTTTGGAGAACCTCAAATGTTCACAAAATAAACTGCAAACCTTGGATGCCGGGAATTTACCTAAACTCGATACTTTAAATTGCAGCAGCAACGAATTGACACAGCTCAATGTACAAAATTGTCCCGAATTATCAAGCATAAACTGTTATGATAATAAACTTCCAAACTTGAATGCAAGTAATCTTACAAAGCTGCAAACCCTGCTGTGCGACACCAACGAACTTACCGGCATCGATATTTCCGGTGCCGCGGCAGTGCTTCATGAAATTGAATGCTACAATAACAAATTAGATGCGCAAGCCGTAAAAACGCTTTTAAATGCCCTGCCGGATAGAACTTCCGCCGTAACTGAAGGGAAGATTGTGCTGTGCAAAAAAGAAGGTGAAACCGGCAATATAACCGATTTTACACAGCCTGCCGACTTACTGGCTGCGGTAAACACGGCAAAGGGACATAAATGGAAATTGTACAAAAAAACCGATACGGAACCGGGAGAAGAAATATAAAAATCAATACAAAACCGCCGATTAAGGTATTTAACCCTAATCGGCGGTTTTATTATAAGTTAGAACAACGCTTTTAAAGCTTTTAACTTTAGCAAATTTTGCCGCCCGAAACCTTTATATCGGCATCGTTTTCGACAATGGCTTCTATTGCAAGTTCGATTCCCCTTACAATCATCTCAAGGCTCATCGAGGGAGTTGTTGCAGGCTTTCCGACAGCCTGTTCGGGCAAAAACGGAATATGAATAAAGCCGCTTTTCATCGGCTTGCCTTGGGCTGTTCTTGCGGCTGCAATATGAGCAACACCATAGCAGACATGGTTGCAGATAAATGTCCCTGCCGTATTCGATATTGAAGCAGGTATTTTGCCTGCCTTTACCTTCTCGACAATGGCCTTAATCGGTAAAGTAACAAAGTAGGCAGCAGGGCCGTCTTTTACAACAGGCTCATCAATCGGCTGATTGCCTTCATTGTCGGGAATTCGGCAGTCGTCAATATTTATACCGATTCTTTCTACCGAAATATCTGCACGGTTTCCGGCTTGACCGATACTTAAAACAACATCGGGATTTTCTTTTTCAATCATTTCTTTTATCTTTGCTACGGATTTTCCGATAACGGTCGGAATTTCCAGCTTGATAATTTGTGCTCCCAAGATTTGATTGGGAAGGAGCTTAATCGTTTCGAGGGCGGGATTTACCTTTTCCCCGCCGAAAGGATCAAACCCGGTAACTAAAATCTTCATTATATCAC containing:
- a CDS encoding IdeS/Mac family cysteine endopeptidase (This family includes IgM or IgG-cleaving cysteine proteases.); the encoded protein is MKQYTKKHISGVRLFLNLFGVSALISVLALGCSAPIKPEPLKVRHAVQFGVEGGGGQLQAAIDGKSIASGAKAENGTTAVFTAQPREGYVVAGWNVTGGVIVSGRNEGDLTAAVKLTSDTSVKVSFKQRPASGQPPVSSGQGTVPVSNITFKGKDTQDGTEFAITYSMNLELNKPYRLIPVFDPPDASDKNLQYEVKKGDISVSPEGIITVNGIGSAEIAARASNGREYTMYFNIKDDYTFTVEGKKEIKHSRDAFTETLVIEKKYNSTKYVLTVNPPEPWLTVEKSGENTKKETLTLRIAENKAPVPRMVSLTVSKIESARRGKQQQKKAVHTLNITQTPNLVDPKLITKWVHGITPPAEGEIKTETGTDVRYRKWEETAHTTWFNARKLRYTQNYRSVTDANMCWAMSTSDLLHWWMRENKDNLERYMRKKGITSGKAEYLYYTGEYKGGLGDIGEKDKSSIANVFRQGYADIGLQLHTAVNWYLRGASNGLQKIPPPGIVQDVFTGQEDLNKLIEVRYAHNKKEFEDMINGALNDGHAIAVVIKPKTNIIDPLHVVTVWGVVFDEDDNIVELWTSDSNDRNSHIVKFGVYYPDGIPHKINYAAPNDKGDTRIEEVAVMKSAKKEFKAWLDAGN
- a CDS encoding transglutaminase domain-containing protein; amino-acid sequence: MKYGDKKYGNIKTYKRFIACAGIFIGGLLLCSCPAGIDKHREPHFSHKKSVPPLAENREILPRPESGTPPAKPPFTGTEEERKKIIFERMLNAVLRFETDADVSEFAIGCGRENEEHKALYNEFLRRYPFVFHIVEDGGIAYNYNPHNENELTKYRFDYKVYPHSLERYFARLEAGIEAFYGHLREPMTDAEIAYTLHNALAEKTEYNDGMHSADTLGALIDGKAICQGYSLAYRRLLRGIGIESDFVDGPSPNDPQGHMWNKVQIDGNWYNSDLTWDDNAEASEKARSYSFGTYFLTSDTMFYGVLGHLRPGAQSYTQACTDTKYDSDAGIFRRGNEKTPPLYHEGFWYWLSHTDKTIYKSRFDGSEKTALYTLNNKLNNYAYKRLELGKSGLYFINTDPAQPKKDYIYSIGYSGGNVQKHAEILFDQVLANTSLVGEDDKLTVKRGKNALRGELMLSKMKDAYYHGNEDYFTPQAENRKKFTETIKKAEKLVNQADVSDNEAEDLYNILRDMRKNYSYK
- a CDS encoding lipoprotein 17-related variable surface protein, with the translated sequence MKTILNNIMAAAIICCIFLFAGCPNSAIPKTDINSNAPLNPQIQPGEISEQDIMSAFALTKGNITASDAAAKIGTNAPSASVAGLTFSGNTVTAYDDKAGTFTVKVKGTKDGKPFEKELTFTGFTHPYAGTELGSLHYLSGNIFVFDKAIEKNMPLDTFIADANAAQGEGFVSFSYSLSAGSKTVVSGKHSEYELTALLTKVHGDKVKIMADYKIIYKKLSGGNKSVEYGPVSTKTAKESESYFTQDDVLKYVFGKTNGNFVKVDTNKFASYYYAMSKFSNSSAVQFDMTQIQKYVDLYRIKDAGEHLAVNIQAGINNPKNGGIEANDLTGELTVNYCIATADQLSDQNGIKHSRPVIKKGFQKIQTDADIRSHFIFTVILSPRNEDSKEKWKNKSLQNARLFHVNEIYMPIGVLINPLPEPGSTANPYYLSVCDPGNDLLGSGNYGLSKDTNNRDIYIKNISLNKTAGNNDLKVSMELCGGTVEMTTRPFLGYNP
- a CDS encoding leucine-rich repeat domain-containing protein; translated protein: MKNIAKYTVISIFILMLYTACPHNKRAYPDITSGSQDSVPSAPYVEGGISLVVSKHKKTIELTVKASGSSNIVLEGADKSNITSNNTDTVTVNGRVLIIKPATGGQLTEFTCIDQKIMRINASGCKTLTSLTCNKNLLDTLKVHTEAKLTHVTCTENRLTDFDTQSCKELVSLECGKNNLTSLNLTNLTHLRKANCRENPRLTQLTVTGCINLEDLDCSGSKLTALTADNLSKLKELDCSKNNLSQLTVTGCSVLENLKCSQNKLQTLDAGNLPKLDTLNCSSNELTQLNVQNCPELSSINCYDNKLPNLNASNLTKLQTLLCDTNELTGIDISGAAAVLHEIECYNNKLDAQAVKTLLNALPDRTSAVTEGKIVLCKKEGETGNITDFTQPADLLAAVNTAKGHKWKLYKKTDTEPGEEI
- the pcp gene encoding pyroglutamyl-peptidase I translates to MKILVTGFDPFGGEKVNPALETIKLLPNQILGAQIIKLEIPTVIGKSVAKIKEMIEKENPDVVLSIGQAGNRADISVERIGINIDDCRIPDNEGNQPIDEPVVKDGPAAYFVTLPIKAIVEKVKAGKIPASISNTAGTFICNHVCYGVAHIAAARTAQGKPMKSGFIHIPFLPEQAVGKPATTPSMSLEMIVRGIELAIEAIVENDADIKVSGGKIC